A single Thermosynechococcus vestitus BP-1 DNA region contains:
- the murB gene encoding UDP-N-acetylmuramate dehydrogenase codes for MTLACLPQTQCPLQRQVSLAKFTTLNVGGCAEWLVEPRTIPELQAAYIWAQEEGLPITVLGAGSNLLVSDRGVPGLVISTKHLRYLTTDLETGQLTVGAGYPLPKLAHHTAKLGWRGLEWVVGIPGTVGGAVVMNAGAHGSCTAQRLVSAVILEPDGTLAVVAARELGYAYRTSNLQETQRLVLQATWQLEPGHDPAQVKAETQKHLSDRLRTQPYGFPNCGSVFRNPQGWTAGWLIEQTGLKGYQIGHAQVSEKHANFILNCGGATAMDVYHLIRYVQTAVADRWAVWLHPEVKLIGNFA; via the coding sequence ATGACCCTGGCCTGCTTGCCCCAAACCCAGTGCCCCCTACAACGGCAAGTCTCCCTTGCGAAGTTCACGACCCTGAATGTGGGGGGCTGTGCGGAGTGGTTGGTGGAACCGCGTACCATTCCTGAACTGCAAGCGGCCTATATTTGGGCACAGGAGGAGGGACTGCCGATTACGGTTTTGGGGGCAGGATCTAATCTGTTGGTGAGCGATCGCGGTGTGCCGGGGCTGGTGATCTCCACGAAGCATCTGCGCTATCTCACAACTGATCTAGAGACGGGACAACTCACGGTGGGTGCAGGCTATCCCTTGCCGAAGTTGGCTCACCATACCGCCAAACTCGGCTGGCGCGGTCTGGAGTGGGTTGTTGGCATCCCCGGCACCGTCGGAGGAGCAGTGGTGATGAATGCCGGTGCCCATGGCAGCTGTACAGCGCAGCGGCTGGTGTCAGCGGTGATTTTAGAACCCGATGGCACGTTGGCAGTGGTGGCGGCACGGGAGTTGGGCTATGCCTACCGCACATCAAATCTTCAGGAGACGCAGCGCTTGGTACTGCAGGCCACATGGCAGTTGGAACCCGGCCATGATCCCGCCCAAGTGAAAGCAGAGACCCAAAAACATCTGAGCGATCGCCTGCGGACGCAGCCCTACGGTTTCCCCAACTGTGGCAGTGTCTTCCGCAATCCCCAAGGGTGGACTGCGGGGTGGCTCATTGAGCAAACGGGCCTGAAGGGCTACCAGATTGGCCATGCCCAAGTTTCGGAAAAACACGCCAACTTTATCCTCAACTGTGGCGGTGCAACGGCCATGGATGTTTATCATCTGATCCGCTATGTGCAAACTGCTGTGGCCGATCGCTGGGCGGTGTGGTTGCACCCAGAAGTAAAGCTCATTGGTAACTTTGCCTAG
- a CDS encoding DUF2811 domain-containing protein, translating to MNAQATISILAEIPEELHETLKYYLERHPDWDQDRVFVAALSLFLLQNGECDRRTARVYLDSLFKRS from the coding sequence ATGAACGCTCAAGCCACGATTAGTATTCTTGCCGAGATTCCAGAGGAGCTACACGAAACCCTGAAATACTACCTCGAGCGGCATCCCGATTGGGATCAGGATCGCGTCTTTGTGGCTGCCCTGTCACTCTTTTTGCTGCAAAATGGAGAATGCGATCGCCGCACGGCACGGGTCTATCTCGACTCGTTGTTTAAGCGATCCTAA
- the murC gene encoding UDP-N-acetylmuramate--L-alanine ligase — protein sequence MEFNERPFHFIGIGGIGMSALAYILAKKGLRVSGSDLRPNRLTEQLAELGVQIFIGQSAANLERYPFTPLPQVICSSAIRSDNPEYLAAQHLGCPIFHRSDVLAALMHRSQSIAVAGTHGKTTTSSMIAYLLLQAGLDPTIIVGGEVAAWQGNARVGQSRYLVAEADESDGSLRKFHPHIGVITNIELDHPDHYNSLEEVVATFQQFADQAEIVIACADCPNIRDRLHHPRLLTYSLQRQAAVDYCVDHIQYTAEGTTARVWERGTSLGILQLNVLGAHNLQNALAVIAVGRYLGIDFATIAAALLEFRGARRRFEERGQVNGIRFIDDYAHHPSEIMATLEAARLQVGTQTPWQRIVAVFQPHRYSRTQTLLKAFGQCFTAADHVIFTDIYSAGEPDPGTISGADVATCARQYHASVDYCPTLEAVQTRLAHLLQPGDLVIFLGAGNLNQLIPSVMADQEQFSVSSLTEAIAL from the coding sequence ATGGAGTTTAACGAGCGTCCATTCCACTTCATTGGCATTGGCGGTATTGGGATGTCAGCCCTTGCCTACATTCTGGCCAAAAAGGGCTTGAGGGTGTCTGGATCCGATTTGCGTCCCAATCGTTTGACCGAGCAACTGGCTGAGTTAGGCGTGCAGATTTTTATTGGCCAGAGTGCTGCTAACCTTGAAAGGTATCCCTTTACTCCACTGCCTCAGGTCATTTGCTCCAGCGCCATTCGCAGCGATAACCCTGAATATCTAGCGGCTCAACACTTAGGCTGTCCAATCTTTCACCGTTCCGATGTACTCGCGGCACTGATGCACCGCAGCCAAAGTATTGCCGTTGCCGGTACCCACGGTAAGACAACCACCAGCAGTATGATTGCCTATTTGCTGTTACAGGCTGGGCTGGATCCAACAATTATTGTCGGGGGTGAAGTGGCGGCATGGCAGGGCAATGCCCGTGTGGGTCAAAGTCGTTACCTGGTGGCTGAAGCCGATGAGTCCGATGGCTCTCTGCGCAAATTCCATCCCCATATTGGCGTTATTACGAATATCGAACTTGACCACCCCGATCACTACAATTCCCTTGAAGAGGTGGTGGCCACGTTTCAGCAGTTTGCGGATCAAGCAGAGATTGTTATTGCTTGTGCCGATTGTCCGAATATCCGCGATCGCCTGCATCATCCCCGCCTGTTGACCTATAGCCTGCAACGGCAAGCAGCGGTGGACTACTGTGTAGATCATATTCAATACACCGCTGAGGGCACAACGGCGCGGGTTTGGGAGCGGGGCACGTCCCTTGGAATTTTGCAACTGAATGTTTTGGGTGCCCACAACCTGCAAAATGCCCTGGCAGTGATTGCCGTGGGACGCTATCTCGGCATTGACTTTGCCACCATTGCTGCTGCCCTTTTAGAGTTTCGCGGTGCCCGCCGCCGCTTTGAAGAACGGGGACAGGTGAATGGCATTCGCTTCATTGATGACTATGCCCACCATCCCAGTGAAATTATGGCTACCCTAGAGGCAGCCCGCCTCCAAGTGGGTACTCAAACCCCTTGGCAACGAATCGTGGCGGTGTTTCAACCCCACCGCTATAGCCGTACCCAAACCTTGCTCAAGGCCTTTGGTCAGTGCTTCACCGCAGCGGATCACGTGATCTTTACGGATATCTATAGTGCCGGCGAACCCGATCCCGGCACAATTAGTGGTGCCGATGTTGCCACCTGTGCCCGTCAGTACCATGCTTCAGTGGATTACTGCCCCACCCTTGAAGCGGTGCAAACTCGCTTGGCGCATCTGCTGCAGCCGGGGGACTTGGTCATCTTCCTTGGGGCTGGCAACCTCAATCAACTGATTCCCTCTGTTATGGCGGATCAGGAACAATTCAGTGTCTCTTCCCTCACTGAGGCGATCGCCCTATGA
- the hemG gene encoding protoporphyrinogen oxidase produces MIEVDVAIVGGGLSGLSVAWRLQRSAPHYSGVLLEASDRLGGNITTQAAEGFVWELGPNSFAPTPALLQLIAEVGLHSELIRGDRHLPRYIYWRGELYPLEPTRPLALATSNLLSPWGKVRAALGALGFVPPYLGSGDESVDSFFRRHLGQEVAERLVAPFVSGVYAGDPQQLSAAAAFRRIAQLEKLGGSLIAGALRLRRQQPPQPKPPAQVQMRPGELGSFREGLAALPRAIAQQLKAPLHLQTPVEAITPEPKGGYLLRSGEQTWHARSVVLATPAYQTAELVAPFQPAIARALATIPYPTVACVVLAYPAGLGRSVRPGFGVLVPRGQGIRTLGTIWSSCLFPQRTPAGWQVFTSFIGGATDPDLASLREEAIVEQVQQDLTRLLDLPAAKARLLGMKVWRRAIPQYIVGYPQQWQQVTHALTQTPGLFLCSNYAEGVALGDRVEHGNRTAAAVAAYLAGGQS; encoded by the coding sequence GTGATTGAGGTAGATGTTGCAATTGTTGGGGGTGGTCTCAGTGGCCTCAGTGTTGCTTGGCGGTTGCAGCGGAGCGCCCCTCACTACAGTGGCGTTCTTTTAGAGGCCAGCGATCGCCTGGGGGGCAATATCACGACCCAAGCGGCGGAGGGCTTTGTCTGGGAACTGGGTCCCAATAGCTTTGCCCCCACCCCTGCCCTCCTACAACTCATTGCCGAGGTGGGCTTGCACTCAGAGCTCATTCGGGGCGATCGCCACCTACCGCGCTACATCTACTGGCGGGGGGAACTCTACCCCCTCGAACCCACCCGTCCCCTGGCCTTGGCCACTTCAAATTTGCTCAGCCCTTGGGGAAAAGTACGGGCAGCCCTTGGTGCCTTGGGGTTTGTGCCTCCCTATCTGGGCAGTGGGGACGAGTCAGTTGATTCATTTTTCCGTCGCCATTTGGGGCAAGAGGTTGCTGAACGACTGGTGGCCCCCTTTGTCTCTGGGGTTTATGCCGGTGATCCGCAACAATTGAGTGCCGCTGCTGCTTTTCGTCGTATTGCCCAACTGGAAAAACTAGGGGGTAGCCTCATTGCCGGGGCTCTGCGCCTGCGGCGTCAACAACCCCCTCAACCAAAACCCCCTGCACAGGTGCAAATGCGACCAGGGGAGCTTGGCTCCTTTAGGGAAGGTTTGGCTGCTCTGCCGCGGGCGATCGCCCAACAATTGAAGGCACCCCTTCACCTGCAAACCCCTGTTGAAGCGATCACCCCAGAACCCAAGGGTGGCTACCTGCTGCGCAGTGGTGAGCAAACGTGGCATGCCCGCAGTGTGGTCTTGGCAACGCCTGCCTATCAAACCGCAGAGTTAGTCGCTCCCTTCCAGCCAGCGATCGCCCGTGCTTTGGCGACCATCCCCTATCCCACCGTGGCCTGTGTGGTCTTGGCCTACCCTGCCGGACTGGGACGCAGTGTACGCCCCGGATTTGGAGTACTGGTTCCTCGTGGTCAGGGCATCCGTACCCTGGGCACCATTTGGTCGTCCTGTCTTTTTCCCCAACGCACCCCCGCCGGTTGGCAAGTCTTCACCAGTTTTATTGGCGGTGCTACGGATCCCGATTTGGCTAGCCTTAGGGAAGAAGCGATTGTCGAGCAAGTGCAGCAGGATTTGACCCGCCTCCTTGATTTACCCGCAGCCAAGGCACGATTACTCGGTATGAAAGTTTGGCGACGGGCGATTCCCCAATATATTGTGGGCTACCCTCAGCAGTGGCAGCAGGTGACCCATGCCCTCACCCAAACCCCTGGGCTTTTCCTGTGTAGTAACTATGCTGAGGGTGTGGCCTTGGGCGATCGCGTCGAACACGGCAATCGAACCGCTGCTGCCGTGGCTGCCTATCTTGCAGGAGGCCAGTCCTAG
- the fba gene encoding class II fructose-bisphosphate aldolase (catalyzes the reversible aldol condensation of dihydroxyacetonephosphate and glyceraldehyde 3-phosphate in the Calvin cycle, glycolysis, and/or gluconeogenesis), whose product MALVPMRLLLDHAAENGYGIPAFNVNNMEQIQAIMQAAHETDSPVILQASRGARKYAGENFLRHLILAAVETYPHIPIVMHQDHGNEPATCYSAIRNGFTSVMMDGSLEADAKTPASYEYNVAVTSEVVKVAHSIGVSVEGELGCLGSLETGKGEAEDGHGFEGALDHSMLLTDPDQAVDFVERTQVDALAVAIGTSHGAYKFSRKPTGEILAISRVEEIHRRLPNTHLVMHGSSSVPQELIDIINQYGGTIPETYGVPVEEIQKGIKSGVRKINIDTDNRLAITAAVREALALAPKEFDPRHFLKPSIKYMQKVCADRYQQFGTAGNASKIKQLSLDDYAAKYAKGELKQVTQKTVVV is encoded by the coding sequence ATGGCACTCGTACCCATGCGCTTGCTGCTGGATCACGCAGCCGAAAATGGTTACGGCATTCCCGCCTTCAACGTCAACAACATGGAGCAAATCCAAGCCATCATGCAGGCGGCCCACGAAACCGACAGTCCCGTGATTTTGCAAGCATCGCGGGGTGCCCGTAAGTATGCTGGGGAAAACTTCCTGCGTCACCTGATTTTGGCTGCGGTGGAAACCTACCCCCACATTCCCATTGTGATGCACCAAGACCATGGTAACGAGCCTGCCACCTGCTACTCCGCCATTCGCAATGGCTTTACCAGTGTGATGATGGATGGCTCCCTCGAAGCCGACGCCAAAACCCCCGCTAGCTACGAGTACAATGTGGCTGTCACTAGTGAAGTGGTAAAAGTCGCTCACTCCATTGGTGTTTCTGTGGAAGGTGAGCTGGGCTGCCTTGGTTCCTTGGAAACTGGTAAAGGGGAAGCTGAAGATGGTCACGGGTTTGAAGGTGCCCTCGATCACTCGATGCTCCTCACTGACCCCGATCAGGCTGTGGACTTCGTTGAGCGCACCCAAGTGGATGCCCTTGCGGTCGCCATTGGAACGAGCCACGGTGCCTACAAATTTAGCCGCAAACCCACCGGTGAAATCCTCGCCATCAGCCGCGTGGAAGAAATCCACCGCCGCTTGCCCAACACCCACTTGGTGATGCACGGCTCTAGCTCGGTGCCCCAAGAATTGATTGACATCATCAACCAGTACGGCGGTACAATTCCCGAAACCTACGGGGTGCCTGTGGAAGAAATCCAAAAAGGCATTAAGAGCGGTGTGCGCAAAATCAACATTGACACCGACAATCGCCTAGCCATTACCGCTGCAGTGCGCGAAGCTCTGGCTTTGGCACCCAAGGAATTTGACCCCCGTCACTTCCTCAAGCCATCGATTAAATACATGCAAAAAGTGTGTGCCGATCGCTATCAGCAATTTGGTACCGCTGGTAACGCTAGCAAAATCAAGCAACTCAGCCTCGATGACTATGCCGCCAAATACGCCAAGGGTGAACTGAAGCAAGTCACTCAAAAAACCGTGGTGGTATAG
- a CDS encoding type II toxin-antitoxin system HicB family antitoxin, whose product MSLSDYMNAALERAVYHFNAEDGLIYGEIPDLEGLKTNGKTVLECRERLSELLEDWIYFHVSRGIPVPVINGIEVPIREIF is encoded by the coding sequence ATGTCGCTGTCGGACTATATGAATGCGGCTCTGGAGCGGGCGGTTTATCACTTCAATGCAGAGGATGGCCTGATTTACGGTGAAATTCCTGACCTTGAGGGGCTCAAGACCAATGGCAAGACAGTGCTTGAATGCCGCGAGCGTCTTTCCGAACTCTTGGAGGATTGGATCTATTTCCATGTCTCGCGCGGGATTCCGGTACCGGTGATTAACGGCATTGAAGTTCCCATACGCGAGATTTTCTGA
- a CDS encoding Ycf66 family protein — MLTNLLAWSMAIASLGLYLLGFFLPELYRRFDLVASGAGLFFALTLWIYGDRIGGGLLLGTTAAVALILWFGGQTLSYRWQLTHPGDRTDTQKAQALWQRVKSLLPEAALAKVSELLKGLVSPVASRFQKQPDRPQPAVDIPPPPMDTGNIKEDLWTASTPSPVAEQPTPATEEAAAVPAESAEPEPTASPTADTPADHEGGAEMTAPEESNVETLQPPTATTPEEPEPGTVTASEEASEEAVTPSEAPAAPETGVEAPEATVTATAPAEPASPETVVNAPEPTATPEPGAEPLLASEPAPAAQPAETMPPVPESRTSAADLLGEIPENSDVEDEAMAAEITIENPEPVPPQDSDWPPPEARL; from the coding sequence ATGCTGACGAACTTGCTAGCTTGGAGTATGGCGATCGCCAGTTTAGGCTTGTATCTGTTGGGCTTCTTCCTGCCGGAACTGTACCGTAGGTTTGATCTGGTGGCCAGTGGCGCGGGATTGTTCTTTGCTTTGACCCTGTGGATCTATGGCGATCGCATTGGCGGTGGCTTGCTCCTAGGAACAACAGCCGCAGTGGCTTTAATCCTTTGGTTTGGCGGGCAGACCCTCAGCTATCGCTGGCAACTCACCCACCCCGGCGATCGCACCGATACCCAAAAGGCCCAAGCTCTCTGGCAAAGGGTGAAGTCTCTCCTGCCTGAAGCCGCCCTCGCCAAAGTCAGTGAGCTACTGAAGGGCCTGGTGAGTCCTGTGGCCAGTCGCTTCCAAAAGCAGCCCGATCGCCCCCAGCCCGCCGTGGATATCCCGCCACCGCCGATGGATACTGGCAACATCAAAGAAGATCTGTGGACAGCAAGCACCCCCAGTCCCGTTGCTGAACAACCCACCCCAGCCACTGAGGAAGCTGCCGCAGTCCCAGCAGAATCTGCCGAACCTGAACCAACGGCCAGCCCAACTGCAGACACACCAGCTGATCACGAAGGGGGTGCCGAAATGACTGCCCCAGAAGAGTCAAACGTTGAAACGCTACAGCCACCAACGGCTACGACCCCGGAAGAGCCGGAACCAGGAACGGTTACGGCTTCAGAAGAAGCTTCAGAAGAAGCGGTGACCCCCTCGGAAGCGCCAGCCGCTCCTGAAACAGGGGTTGAGGCTCCAGAAGCCACAGTGACCGCCACAGCACCAGCGGAACCCGCATCTCCTGAAACAGTCGTCAATGCTCCAGAACCCACGGCAACCCCTGAGCCAGGGGCAGAACCGCTTTTGGCCTCTGAACCTGCTCCCGCTGCTCAACCCGCAGAAACGATGCCTCCAGTTCCAGAATCGCGCACCTCTGCTGCCGATCTCCTAGGGGAGATTCCTGAAAATAGTGATGTTGAGGACGAGGCAATGGCAGCGGAGATAACCATTGAAAATCCAGAACCTGTTCCCCCTCAGGACAGTGACTGGCCCCCTCCCGAAGCTCGTCTGTAA